In a genomic window of Shouchella clausii:
- a CDS encoding MalY/PatB family protein: MNEFDKVIERRGTNSMKWDGTKARFGEDDLLPMWVADMDFKAPTAVIDALKAKVEHGVYGYAAPSIEADEAIVNWVDSQYGWKIEADSIVHVTGVVPALSNLIKTFTNEGDEIIIQPPVYYPFYDVIEKNKRQLVKNPLLFDGNHYKMDLAGLEQVITDKTKMLLLCHPHNPGGRVWSKEELQALAEICERHNLYVISDEIHADLLFEGYTHTPFATVTKTIANRTFTALAPTKTFNLAGVQGAYVIIEDPKLRLEFRRELAATFMNGSNMFSDIATKAAYEHGKPWLKELMAYIQANYQFAADYLATYMPKIKPIQPQGTYLLWLNCQELGLHPDERKKWLLQEAKVALNHGAIFGEEGRDFERLNLATSRKTLTEGLERIRRAYENRGF, from the coding sequence ATGAATGAATTTGATAAAGTAATCGAACGTAGAGGAACCAATTCGATGAAATGGGATGGAACAAAAGCACGGTTTGGCGAAGATGATTTGTTGCCAATGTGGGTAGCAGATATGGATTTTAAAGCGCCGACCGCTGTTATTGATGCTTTAAAGGCTAAAGTCGAACATGGCGTTTATGGCTATGCCGCCCCTTCCATTGAGGCAGACGAAGCGATTGTAAACTGGGTAGACTCCCAGTATGGTTGGAAAATAGAAGCCGACTCCATCGTCCATGTAACAGGCGTTGTGCCGGCATTAAGCAATTTAATTAAAACCTTTACAAATGAAGGCGACGAAATCATTATTCAACCACCTGTATATTACCCGTTTTATGATGTAATCGAAAAAAACAAACGGCAACTTGTGAAAAATCCGCTTCTATTTGATGGAAACCACTATAAAATGGATTTAGCTGGGCTGGAGCAGGTGATCACAGACAAAACAAAAATGCTTCTGTTGTGCCACCCACATAATCCAGGCGGGCGCGTGTGGAGCAAAGAAGAGTTGCAAGCGCTGGCCGAAATATGTGAGCGCCACAACCTTTATGTGATTTCTGATGAAATCCATGCCGACTTGCTATTTGAGGGGTATACACACACACCGTTTGCAACTGTTACAAAAACAATTGCAAACCGTACGTTTACAGCGCTAGCGCCAACGAAAACATTTAATCTCGCCGGCGTTCAAGGAGCCTACGTGATTATTGAAGATCCGAAGCTTCGGCTGGAATTCCGTAGAGAGCTGGCAGCGACATTTATGAATGGAAGCAATATGTTCTCTGACATTGCTACCAAAGCTGCATACGAGCACGGAAAGCCTTGGCTAAAGGAATTAATGGCATACATCCAAGCAAATTATCAGTTTGCTGCGGACTATTTGGCAACTTATATGCCAAAAATCAAGCCGATCCAACCACAAGGAACATACTTATTATGGCTAAATTGCCAAGAGCTCGGCCTTCACCCTGATGAACGGAAAAAATGGTTGCTGCAAGAAGCGAAAGTTGCCCTTAACCATGGTGCAATTTTCGGGGAAGAGGGCCGCGATTTCGAGCGTTTGAATTTGGCAACTTCTCGAAAAACGCTTACGGAAGGGTTGGAGCGCATCCGCCGCGCTTATGAAAATAGAGGTTTTTGA
- a CDS encoding ABC transporter permease, producing MTTRQKEKRFIRLTQLAIVFALVIGWETASRLALIDPLLFSMPSRIVSLLYEHIVAGTLWLHTGVTMFETVLGFLLGTVAGTLLAALLWWSKKLAEILDPFLVILNSMPKVAIGPILIVGLGPNMTSVIAMGMLVSVIITTMVVYTAFKEVDDNYLKVLQTFSASKWQQFRHVVYPATIPVIVSTLKMNVGLSWVGVIVGEFLVSKQGLGYLIIYGFQVFNFNLVFMSLLVIALLATLMYIAVERLEKRITEHHR from the coding sequence ATGACTACCCGTCAAAAGGAAAAACGGTTCATTCGCCTCACACAGCTAGCGATTGTATTTGCTCTTGTAATTGGTTGGGAAACAGCCTCACGTTTAGCATTAATCGACCCGCTGCTATTTAGCATGCCCTCACGAATCGTCAGTTTGCTTTATGAGCATATCGTCGCCGGAACGCTATGGCTCCATACCGGGGTGACGATGTTTGAAACGGTTCTTGGCTTTCTCCTAGGCACCGTTGCTGGGACGTTATTGGCAGCTTTGCTTTGGTGGTCGAAAAAGTTGGCTGAAATCCTTGACCCATTTTTAGTCATATTAAATTCAATGCCAAAAGTAGCGATTGGCCCGATTTTGATTGTTGGGCTTGGGCCAAACATGACTTCTGTCATTGCTATGGGCATGCTCGTTTCCGTCATCATTACAACAATGGTTGTTTACACAGCATTTAAAGAAGTAGATGACAACTATTTGAAAGTACTGCAAACATTTTCTGCATCCAAATGGCAACAATTCCGCCACGTCGTGTATCCAGCAACGATACCGGTAATTGTTTCAACGCTAAAAATGAATGTAGGGTTATCGTGGGTCGGCGTCATTGTCGGTGAATTCCTCGTTAGCAAGCAAGGGTTAGGCTACTTAATCATCTATGGATTCCAAGTATTTAACTTTAACTTAGTGTTCATGAGCTTGCTCGTCATCGCGCTTTTGGCCACGCTTATGTACATTGCAGTCGAGCGCTTAGAAAAACGGATAACTGAGCATCACCGTTAA
- a CDS encoding YwpF-like family protein translates to MKTFKLYALQVIDGQGGKMEQHPIPFKDGLIINMENEDKTWFLDAVVSNEDAHFFEREQEAERHILVSVVITSKNNHPAVMITSIEAITELDQGKSVVLKGKIVSGRDDVLEDVFEDILAEGIERADVVDEFKRRVEKLEAYSDKTIQEVYQDLKKDKNYHLL, encoded by the coding sequence TTGAAGACATTTAAACTGTATGCATTGCAAGTGATTGACGGGCAAGGGGGGAAAATGGAACAACACCCCATTCCTTTTAAAGACGGCCTCATTATCAATATGGAAAACGAAGACAAGACATGGTTTCTTGACGCAGTTGTCTCCAATGAGGATGCCCATTTTTTTGAAAGAGAACAGGAAGCAGAGCGCCATATACTCGTTAGTGTCGTCATTACGAGCAAAAACAACCACCCCGCGGTCATGATTACTTCCATTGAAGCGATTACAGAATTGGATCAAGGAAAAAGTGTCGTATTAAAAGGGAAAATTGTTTCAGGCCGGGATGACGTGCTGGAGGATGTGTTTGAAGACATTCTTGCTGAAGGAATCGAACGGGCTGACGTGGTGGATGAATTTAAACGACGAGTCGAGAAGTTAGAGGCATATTCGGATAAAACCATTCAAGAAGTGTACCAAGACTTGAAAAAAGATAAAAATTACCATTTGCTTTGA
- the ytkD gene encoding RNA deprotection pyrophosphohydrolase gives MEQFIDPQGQKVKLVLGKEERFTEAAGHVLVLPRFHQQWVLTEHRERGYEFPGGKVENGETTKDAAVREVWEETGAHIGTIVYIGQYQVEGRSGTSFCKDIFAGIVTEMEEKDCYMETKGPLLLKELPAALKEDPRFSFIMKDEVVPKATAYAIAQGIVS, from the coding sequence ATGGAACAATTTATTGATCCCCAAGGGCAAAAGGTGAAACTCGTTCTCGGGAAGGAAGAGCGATTTACAGAGGCGGCGGGGCACGTGCTTGTACTTCCCCGTTTTCACCAGCAGTGGGTGCTCACTGAACACCGAGAGCGTGGCTATGAATTCCCAGGCGGAAAAGTAGAAAATGGCGAGACGACAAAAGATGCGGCGGTGCGTGAAGTTTGGGAAGAGACAGGTGCACATATTGGCACCATCGTTTATATTGGCCAATATCAAGTAGAGGGGCGGTCGGGAACGTCTTTTTGCAAAGATATTTTTGCAGGCATTGTCACTGAAATGGAAGAAAAAGATTGCTATATGGAAACAAAGGGGCCTCTTTTGCTAAAGGAGCTTCCAGCTGCCTTGAAAGAGGACCCTCGTTTTAGCTTTATTATGAAAGACGAAGTTGTTCCCAAAGCGACTGCCTATGCAATCGCACAAGGGATTGTTTCGTAG
- a CDS encoding ABC transporter substrate-binding protein, giving the protein MKKRNIAIGTAIACLLLAACGQNTDKETVRVAEVTRSVFYAPFYLAIAEGYFADNGIDIELTTTWGGDKTMTSLLSDGAEIALVGSETSIYVASQEAADPAINFAALTQTDGTFLVAREDTGDFQWEDLKGSTFLGQRKGGMPQMVGEYVLKQHNIDPHADLELLQNIEFANISSSFASGTGDYVQLFEPQASLFEEEGIGTVVASFGTEAKQVPYTSFMAKQSVLDQNADLFVRFSAALYEGQKQIQSQSPEETAKAIEPFFEDTPIAILASSVERYKEQGSYAEDPVLTEEAWAQLLEIMEEAGELPEPIPFSELVNDEISKQGME; this is encoded by the coding sequence GTGAAAAAACGAAATATTGCTATTGGCACAGCGATTGCCTGCCTTCTTTTGGCGGCATGTGGCCAAAATACGGACAAAGAAACGGTGCGTGTTGCCGAAGTGACTCGGTCTGTCTTCTACGCCCCTTTTTATCTCGCAATCGCCGAAGGCTATTTTGCCGATAACGGGATTGACATCGAACTGACTACGACTTGGGGAGGCGATAAAACGATGACTTCCCTTTTATCTGACGGGGCGGAAATCGCTCTAGTGGGGTCAGAAACATCCATTTATGTCGCTTCCCAGGAAGCTGCTGATCCGGCGATTAACTTTGCAGCATTGACGCAAACAGATGGAACCTTTCTCGTTGCCAGAGAAGATACAGGCGATTTTCAGTGGGAAGATTTGAAGGGAAGTACGTTTTTAGGCCAACGCAAAGGCGGCATGCCGCAAATGGTTGGCGAATATGTGCTTAAACAGCATAACATCGACCCTCACGCAGACTTAGAGCTTTTGCAGAATATCGAGTTCGCCAACATCTCCAGTTCTTTCGCTTCTGGCACAGGCGATTATGTCCAATTGTTTGAGCCACAAGCATCGCTTTTTGAAGAAGAAGGAATCGGTACAGTTGTTGCCTCTTTCGGCACTGAAGCTAAGCAAGTCCCCTACACTTCTTTTATGGCCAAACAGAGTGTCCTGGACCAAAATGCCGACTTGTTCGTCCGCTTTAGCGCAGCCCTTTATGAAGGACAAAAACAAATCCAATCACAGTCTCCTGAAGAAACGGCTAAAGCGATTGAGCCCTTTTTTGAAGACACCCCTATTGCCATTTTAGCAAGTTCAGTCGAACGCTATAAAGAGCAAGGCTCTTATGCAGAAGATCCTGTTTTAACAGAAGAAGCGTGGGCACAGTTGCTTGAAATCATGGAAGAAGCAGGAGAGCTACCGGAACCGATTCCCTTTAGTGAACTTGTCAATGATGAAATTAGCAAACAAGGAATGGAATAA
- a CDS encoding ABC transporter ATP-binding protein, with amino-acid sequence MASLRIDRLSFTYVNESGAFQALKDVSLEVKEGEFVSFIGPSGCGKTTILSIIAGLLEQTEGSLSLDTANNGQIGYMLQHDYLFPWLTIEDNITIGQRIRGSYTELSAKKALRWLNRFGLSDKRHERPQALSGGMRQRVALVRMLATDPSLLLLDEPFSALDQQTKLKLEELVFNTLKSEQKTAILVTHDIGEAIAMSDRIVLFTQKPGRVAQIFSVPQALRQLSPFEARNHPEFNNQFQLIWKELERLDTT; translated from the coding sequence ATGGCATCCTTACGCATTGACCGACTTTCTTTCACTTACGTCAACGAATCAGGTGCTTTTCAAGCATTAAAAGATGTTTCCCTTGAAGTAAAAGAAGGGGAATTTGTCTCATTCATTGGCCCCAGTGGTTGCGGCAAAACAACGATCCTTTCGATCATTGCAGGATTGCTGGAACAGACCGAAGGATCGCTGTCTCTTGATACCGCCAATAATGGCCAAATTGGCTATATGCTGCAACACGATTATCTGTTTCCTTGGCTAACGATTGAAGACAACATTACCATTGGCCAACGGATTCGCGGCAGCTATACAGAGTTGTCAGCAAAAAAAGCGCTGCGATGGCTAAACCGCTTTGGCCTTAGCGATAAACGGCATGAGCGTCCACAAGCGCTTTCAGGAGGAATGCGCCAACGTGTCGCCCTTGTCCGCATGTTAGCTACTGACCCATCGCTGCTATTGCTTGATGAACCTTTTTCCGCATTGGACCAACAAACAAAACTCAAGCTGGAGGAGCTCGTTTTTAACACGTTGAAGTCGGAACAGAAAACAGCCATTCTTGTAACGCATGATATTGGCGAAGCGATTGCAATGAGCGACCGGATCGTTTTGTTCACCCAAAAGCCCGGCCGTGTCGCACAAATTTTTTCTGTTCCACAAGCATTAAGACAACTTTCTCCTTTTGAGGCCCGAAACCATCCAGAATTCAACAATCAATTTCAGCTCATTTGGAAGGAGTTGGAACGACTTGACACCACATGA
- a CDS encoding MFS transporter: MIVGKTKKTWGLLSLASVPLVMTLGNSMLIPVLPTIGKQLQISSFMVSLLITVYSVVAIVFIPIAGYISDHVGRKPVIIPSLIIAGIGGLMAGLAAWKMDNAYWVILIGRLLQGIGAAGASPIVMPFVGDLFKNNQDVSEGLGIIETANTFGKVLSPIFGAVLASIIWYLPFFSFPIFCFVSIFLVLFLVESPPLAKKPTNLARFLKSMKKIFKREGRWLYVVFFVGGMCMYILFGVLFYLSSFLEETHHIDGIRKGVILAFPLMALCLTSYGTGRIIGQDQIKMKWMTVAGLCLLAVSTFVVSFNKELYVMLTALFAAGVGIGAALPSLDAFVTEGIPMEQRGSVTSFYNSMRFVGVAIGPPLFALFMKGNHFWTFTGNALLVVLSVLLVFWGVRPHKKVSQTWQ, encoded by the coding sequence GTGATTGTGGGAAAAACAAAGAAAACATGGGGGTTGCTATCCCTTGCCTCCGTGCCGCTAGTCATGACGCTTGGAAACTCGATGTTGATTCCAGTGCTGCCGACTATTGGAAAACAATTGCAAATAAGTTCTTTTATGGTTAGTCTTCTTATTACTGTTTATTCTGTGGTTGCAATCGTGTTTATTCCTATTGCGGGCTATATTTCTGACCATGTAGGGCGAAAGCCGGTCATTATCCCAAGTTTAATTATTGCCGGGATTGGCGGGCTAATGGCCGGGTTAGCCGCATGGAAAATGGACAATGCTTATTGGGTCATTTTAATTGGCCGGCTGTTGCAAGGAATTGGGGCAGCTGGGGCATCGCCGATTGTGATGCCATTTGTCGGTGATTTATTTAAAAACAACCAAGATGTCAGTGAAGGGTTAGGCATAATTGAGACTGCTAATACATTTGGCAAAGTGCTAAGCCCGATTTTTGGGGCCGTACTTGCTTCTATTATTTGGTACTTGCCGTTTTTTTCATTTCCTATTTTTTGTTTTGTCTCCATTTTTCTTGTCTTATTTTTAGTAGAAAGCCCGCCTTTAGCGAAAAAGCCGACAAACTTAGCGCGTTTTTTAAAGTCGATGAAAAAGATCTTTAAACGGGAAGGGCGCTGGCTTTATGTAGTATTTTTTGTTGGTGGGATGTGCATGTACATTTTATTCGGCGTCCTTTTTTATTTGTCATCGTTTTTAGAAGAGACGCACCATATTGATGGAATTAGGAAAGGCGTTATTTTAGCGTTTCCGTTAATGGCATTGTGCTTGACGTCGTATGGGACAGGGCGAATCATTGGCCAAGACCAAATCAAAATGAAATGGATGACAGTAGCAGGATTGTGCCTTCTTGCTGTTTCGACGTTTGTCGTTTCGTTTAATAAGGAATTGTATGTAATGCTGACAGCACTTTTTGCAGCAGGGGTAGGCATTGGCGCGGCGCTACCGAGCCTGGATGCATTTGTGACAGAAGGGATTCCCATGGAACAGCGAGGGTCGGTGACATCGTTTTATAACAGCATGCGCTTTGTAGGTGTAGCGATTGGGCCGCCATTGTTTGCTCTTTTTATGAAAGGGAACCATTTCTGGACATTTACAGGGAATGCCCTTCTTGTCGTTTTGTCGGTTTTGCTTGTATTTTGGGGTGTACGGCCACATAAAAAAGTGTCGCAGACTTGGCAATAA
- a CDS encoding alpha/beta hydrolase family protein codes for MIITKERVPSPHPNIHLYETSYKSGALTVYGLLAEPKSRNKQPGLLYLRGGIKSVGMVRTQRVIQWAHEGFVVFAPYYRGNRGGEGREDFCGDDRVDAYSGFDLLSSHPLVEKEAGVHVVGFSRGGIMALWTGLMRPEATSIVCWSGVTDMVLTYKERVDLRRMMKRVIGGTPWKRPELYEKRTPLRHLSDFRPPLLFIHGEKDEHVSIVHAQKGLRAAKGSQNAESWFFADFSHHFPAEEQEKVLRKAASWMKAKHHSG; via the coding sequence ATGATCATCACAAAAGAACGTGTTCCGTCGCCCCATCCGAATATTCATTTATACGAGACATCTTACAAAAGTGGCGCGTTAACGGTGTACGGTTTATTAGCAGAACCGAAGTCTCGAAACAAACAACCAGGGTTGTTGTATTTGCGCGGAGGCATTAAATCAGTGGGCATGGTCAGAACACAGCGTGTCATCCAGTGGGCTCACGAGGGATTTGTAGTGTTTGCTCCTTATTACCGGGGTAATCGCGGTGGCGAAGGCAGAGAGGACTTTTGTGGAGATGATCGTGTTGACGCATACAGCGGTTTTGATCTGCTAAGCAGCCATCCTCTTGTTGAAAAAGAGGCGGGCGTCCATGTAGTGGGGTTTTCAAGAGGGGGCATCATGGCGCTTTGGACAGGGCTTATGCGGCCAGAAGCGACTAGCATTGTCTGTTGGAGTGGCGTAACCGATATGGTATTAACCTATAAGGAGCGCGTTGACTTGCGGAGAATGATGAAACGCGTGATTGGTGGAACGCCGTGGAAACGACCAGAACTATATGAAAAACGAACACCACTTCGCCATTTAAGCGATTTTCGTCCCCCGCTTCTTTTCATACATGGCGAAAAAGATGAGCATGTATCGATTGTACACGCTCAAAAAGGGCTGCGCGCAGCCAAGGGTAGCCAGAATGCCGAATCATGGTTTTTCGCTGATTTTTCCCATCACTTCCCAGCCGAAGAGCAAGAAAAAGTATTGAGAAAGGCAGCGTCATGGATGAAGGCAAAACATCACTCAGGCTGA